In Dama dama isolate Ldn47 chromosome 9, ASM3311817v1, whole genome shotgun sequence, the following proteins share a genomic window:
- the KLHL26 gene encoding kelch-like protein 26 isoform X3, giving the protein MFTGGMREASQDIIELKGVSARGLRHIVDFAYSAEVTLDLDCVQDVLGAAVFLQMLPVVELCEEFLKAAMSVETCLHIGHMATTFSLASLKESVDAFTFRHFLQIAEEEDFLHLPLERLVFFLQSNRLQSCAEIDLFRAAVRWLQHDPARRLRASHVLCHIRFPLMRSSDLVDSVQTLDIMVEDVLCRQYLLEAFNYQVLPFRQHEMQSSRTAVRSDVPSLVAFGGTPYTDSDRSVSSKVYQLPEPGARHFRELTEMEVGCSHTCVAVLDNFVYVAGGQHLQYRSGEGAVDACYRYDPHLNRWLRLQAMQESRIQFQLNVLCGMVYATGGRNRAGSLASVERYCPRRNEWGYACSLKRRTWGHAGAAVGGRLYISGGYGISVEDKKALHCYDPEADQWEFKAPMSEPRVLHAMVGAGGRIYALGGRMDHVDRCFDVLAVEYYVPETDQWTSVTPMRAGQSEAGCCLLDRKIYIVGGYNWRLNNVTGIVQVYNTETDEWERDLHFPESFAGIACAPVLLPRAGARR; this is encoded by the coding sequence ATGTTCACGGGCGGCATGCGGGAGGCGAGCCAGGATATCATTGAGCTGAAGGGCGTGTCAGCCCGCGGCCTGAGGCACATCGTGGACTTCGCCTATAGTGCCGAGGTGACCCTGGACCTGGACTGTGTGCAGGACGTGCTGGGCGCCGCCGTGTTCCTGCAGATGCTGCCCGTGGTGGAGCTGTGCGAGGAGTTCCTCAAGGCCGCCATGAGCGTCGAGACCTGCCTGCACATCGGGCACATGGCCACCACCTTCAGCCTGGCCTCACTCAAGGAGTCAGTGGACGCCTTCACCTTCCGGCACTTCCTGCAGATAGCCGAGGAGGAGGACTTCCTGCACCTGCCGCTTGAGCGCCTGGTCTTTTTCCTGCAGAGCAACCGGCTGCAGAGCTGCGCCGAGATTGACCTGTTCCGGGCGGCCGTGCGCTGGCTGCAGCACGACCCAGCCCGGCGCCTGCGTGCCAGCCACGTGCTCTGCCACATCCGCTTCCCGCTCATGCGCTCCTCGGACCTGGTGGATAGCGTGCAGACGCTGGACATCATGGTGGAGGACGTGCTGTGCCGCCAGTACCTGCTGGAGGCTTTCAACTACCAGGTGCTCCCCTTCCGGCAGCACGAGATGCAGTCGTCGCGCACCGCCGTGCGCTCAGACGTGCCCTCGCTGGTGGCCTTCGGCGGCACCCCGTACACCGACAGTGACCGTTCCGTCAGCAGCAAGGTGTACCAGCTGCCCGAGCCGGGCGCCCGCCACTTCCGGGAGCTGACGGAGATGGAGGTGGGCTGCAGCCACACGTGCGTGGCGGTGCTGGACAACTTCGTGTATGTGGCCGGGGGCCAGCACCTGCAGTACCGCAGCGGCGAGGGCGCCGTGGACGCCTGCTACCGCTACGACCCCCACCTCAACCGCTGGCTGCGCCTGCAGGCCATGCAGGAGAGCCGCATCCAGTTCCAGCTGAACGTGCTGTGCGGCATGGTGTACGCCACGGGCGGCCGCAACCGGGCCGGCAGCCTGGCCTCGGTGGAGCGGTACTGCCCGCGGCGCAACGAGTGGGGCTACGCCTGCTCGCTCAAGCGCCGCACCTGGGGCCACGCGGGCGCCGCGGTAGGGGGCCGCCTGTACATCTCGGGTGGCTACGGCATCTCGGTGGAGGACAAGAAGGCCCTGCACTGCTACGACCCCGAGGCCGACCAGTGGGAGTTCAAGGCGCCCATGAGCGAGCCCCGAGTGCTCCACGCCATGGTGGGTGCCGGCGGCCGCATCTATGCTCTTGGCGGCCGCATGGACCACGTGGACCGCTGCTTCGATGTGCTGGCCGTGGAGTACTACGTGCCCGAGACGGACCAGTGGACCAGCGTCACCCCCATGCGGGCCGGCCAGTCCGAGGCTGGCTGCTGCCTGCTGGACAGGAAGATCTACATTGTCGGGGGCTACAACTGGCGTCTCAACAACGTGACGGGCATCGTGCAGGTGTACAACACCGAGACGGACGAGTGGGAGCGCGACCTGCACTTTCCTGAGTCCTTTGCCGGCATCGCCTGTGCCCCCGTGCTGCTGCCCCGGGCCGGGGCCCGCAGGTAG
- the KLHL26 gene encoding kelch-like protein 26 isoform X1 produces MAESGGSGGAGGGGFGAGPGPERPSSMADKNGALKCTFSAPGHSTSLLQGLAALRAQGQLLDVVLTVNRETFHAHKVVLAACSDYFRAMFTGGMREASQDIIELKGVSARGLRHIVDFAYSAEVTLDLDCVQDVLGAAVFLQMLPVVELCEEFLKAAMSVETCLHIGHMATTFSLASLKESVDAFTFRHFLQIAEEEDFLHLPLERLVFFLQSNRLQSCAEIDLFRAAVRWLQHDPARRLRASHVLCHIRFPLMRSSDLVDSVQTLDIMVEDVLCRQYLLEAFNYQVLPFRQHEMQSSRTAVRSDVPSLVAFGGTPYTDSDRSVSSKVYQLPEPGARHFRELTEMEVGCSHTCVAVLDNFVYVAGGQHLQYRSGEGAVDACYRYDPHLNRWLRLQAMQESRIQFQLNVLCGMVYATGGRNRAGSLASVERYCPRRNEWGYACSLKRRTWGHAGAAVGGRLYISGGYGISVEDKKALHCYDPEADQWEFKAPMSEPRVLHAMVGAGGRIYALGGRMDHVDRCFDVLAVEYYVPETDQWTSVTPMRAGQSEAGCCLLDRKIYIVGGYNWRLNNVTGIVQVYNTETDEWERDLHFPESFAGIACAPVLLPRAGARR; encoded by the exons CATGGCTGACAAGAACGGGGCCCTCAAGTGCACCTTCTCGGCCCCTGGCCACAGCACCAGCCTCCTGCAGGGCCTCGCTGCGCTCCGTGCCCAGGGCCAGCTCCTGGACGTCGTGCTCACCGTCAACCGAGAGACCTTCCACGCACACAAGGTAGTCCTGGCGGCCTGCAGCGACTACTTCAG GGCCATGTTCACGGGCGGCATGCGGGAGGCGAGCCAGGATATCATTGAGCTGAAGGGCGTGTCAGCCCGCGGCCTGAGGCACATCGTGGACTTCGCCTATAGTGCCGAGGTGACCCTGGACCTGGACTGTGTGCAGGACGTGCTGGGCGCCGCCGTGTTCCTGCAGATGCTGCCCGTGGTGGAGCTGTGCGAGGAGTTCCTCAAGGCCGCCATGAGCGTCGAGACCTGCCTGCACATCGGGCACATGGCCACCACCTTCAGCCTGGCCTCACTCAAGGAGTCAGTGGACGCCTTCACCTTCCGGCACTTCCTGCAGATAGCCGAGGAGGAGGACTTCCTGCACCTGCCGCTTGAGCGCCTGGTCTTTTTCCTGCAGAGCAACCGGCTGCAGAGCTGCGCCGAGATTGACCTGTTCCGGGCGGCCGTGCGCTGGCTGCAGCACGACCCAGCCCGGCGCCTGCGTGCCAGCCACGTGCTCTGCCACATCCGCTTCCCGCTCATGCGCTCCTCGGACCTGGTGGATAGCGTGCAGACGCTGGACATCATGGTGGAGGACGTGCTGTGCCGCCAGTACCTGCTGGAGGCTTTCAACTACCAGGTGCTCCCCTTCCGGCAGCACGAGATGCAGTCGTCGCGCACCGCCGTGCGCTCAGACGTGCCCTCGCTGGTGGCCTTCGGCGGCACCCCGTACACCGACAGTGACCGTTCCGTCAGCAGCAAGGTGTACCAGCTGCCCGAGCCGGGCGCCCGCCACTTCCGGGAGCTGACGGAGATGGAGGTGGGCTGCAGCCACACGTGCGTGGCGGTGCTGGACAACTTCGTGTATGTGGCCGGGGGCCAGCACCTGCAGTACCGCAGCGGCGAGGGCGCCGTGGACGCCTGCTACCGCTACGACCCCCACCTCAACCGCTGGCTGCGCCTGCAGGCCATGCAGGAGAGCCGCATCCAGTTCCAGCTGAACGTGCTGTGCGGCATGGTGTACGCCACGGGCGGCCGCAACCGGGCCGGCAGCCTGGCCTCGGTGGAGCGGTACTGCCCGCGGCGCAACGAGTGGGGCTACGCCTGCTCGCTCAAGCGCCGCACCTGGGGCCACGCGGGCGCCGCGGTAGGGGGCCGCCTGTACATCTCGGGTGGCTACGGCATCTCGGTGGAGGACAAGAAGGCCCTGCACTGCTACGACCCCGAGGCCGACCAGTGGGAGTTCAAGGCGCCCATGAGCGAGCCCCGAGTGCTCCACGCCATGGTGGGTGCCGGCGGCCGCATCTATGCTCTTGGCGGCCGCATGGACCACGTGGACCGCTGCTTCGATGTGCTGGCCGTGGAGTACTACGTGCCCGAGACGGACCAGTGGACCAGCGTCACCCCCATGCGGGCCGGCCAGTCCGAGGCTGGCTGCTGCCTGCTGGACAGGAAGATCTACATTGTCGGGGGCTACAACTGGCGTCTCAACAACGTGACGGGCATCGTGCAGGTGTACAACACCGAGACGGACGAGTGGGAGCGCGACCTGCACTTTCCTGAGTCCTTTGCCGGCATCGCCTGTGCCCCCGTGCTGCTGCCCCGGGCCGGGGCCCGCAGGTAG
- the KLHL26 gene encoding kelch-like protein 26 isoform X2 codes for MAESGGSGGAGGGGFGAGPGPERPSRAMFTGGMREASQDIIELKGVSARGLRHIVDFAYSAEVTLDLDCVQDVLGAAVFLQMLPVVELCEEFLKAAMSVETCLHIGHMATTFSLASLKESVDAFTFRHFLQIAEEEDFLHLPLERLVFFLQSNRLQSCAEIDLFRAAVRWLQHDPARRLRASHVLCHIRFPLMRSSDLVDSVQTLDIMVEDVLCRQYLLEAFNYQVLPFRQHEMQSSRTAVRSDVPSLVAFGGTPYTDSDRSVSSKVYQLPEPGARHFRELTEMEVGCSHTCVAVLDNFVYVAGGQHLQYRSGEGAVDACYRYDPHLNRWLRLQAMQESRIQFQLNVLCGMVYATGGRNRAGSLASVERYCPRRNEWGYACSLKRRTWGHAGAAVGGRLYISGGYGISVEDKKALHCYDPEADQWEFKAPMSEPRVLHAMVGAGGRIYALGGRMDHVDRCFDVLAVEYYVPETDQWTSVTPMRAGQSEAGCCLLDRKIYIVGGYNWRLNNVTGIVQVYNTETDEWERDLHFPESFAGIACAPVLLPRAGARR; via the coding sequence GGCCATGTTCACGGGCGGCATGCGGGAGGCGAGCCAGGATATCATTGAGCTGAAGGGCGTGTCAGCCCGCGGCCTGAGGCACATCGTGGACTTCGCCTATAGTGCCGAGGTGACCCTGGACCTGGACTGTGTGCAGGACGTGCTGGGCGCCGCCGTGTTCCTGCAGATGCTGCCCGTGGTGGAGCTGTGCGAGGAGTTCCTCAAGGCCGCCATGAGCGTCGAGACCTGCCTGCACATCGGGCACATGGCCACCACCTTCAGCCTGGCCTCACTCAAGGAGTCAGTGGACGCCTTCACCTTCCGGCACTTCCTGCAGATAGCCGAGGAGGAGGACTTCCTGCACCTGCCGCTTGAGCGCCTGGTCTTTTTCCTGCAGAGCAACCGGCTGCAGAGCTGCGCCGAGATTGACCTGTTCCGGGCGGCCGTGCGCTGGCTGCAGCACGACCCAGCCCGGCGCCTGCGTGCCAGCCACGTGCTCTGCCACATCCGCTTCCCGCTCATGCGCTCCTCGGACCTGGTGGATAGCGTGCAGACGCTGGACATCATGGTGGAGGACGTGCTGTGCCGCCAGTACCTGCTGGAGGCTTTCAACTACCAGGTGCTCCCCTTCCGGCAGCACGAGATGCAGTCGTCGCGCACCGCCGTGCGCTCAGACGTGCCCTCGCTGGTGGCCTTCGGCGGCACCCCGTACACCGACAGTGACCGTTCCGTCAGCAGCAAGGTGTACCAGCTGCCCGAGCCGGGCGCCCGCCACTTCCGGGAGCTGACGGAGATGGAGGTGGGCTGCAGCCACACGTGCGTGGCGGTGCTGGACAACTTCGTGTATGTGGCCGGGGGCCAGCACCTGCAGTACCGCAGCGGCGAGGGCGCCGTGGACGCCTGCTACCGCTACGACCCCCACCTCAACCGCTGGCTGCGCCTGCAGGCCATGCAGGAGAGCCGCATCCAGTTCCAGCTGAACGTGCTGTGCGGCATGGTGTACGCCACGGGCGGCCGCAACCGGGCCGGCAGCCTGGCCTCGGTGGAGCGGTACTGCCCGCGGCGCAACGAGTGGGGCTACGCCTGCTCGCTCAAGCGCCGCACCTGGGGCCACGCGGGCGCCGCGGTAGGGGGCCGCCTGTACATCTCGGGTGGCTACGGCATCTCGGTGGAGGACAAGAAGGCCCTGCACTGCTACGACCCCGAGGCCGACCAGTGGGAGTTCAAGGCGCCCATGAGCGAGCCCCGAGTGCTCCACGCCATGGTGGGTGCCGGCGGCCGCATCTATGCTCTTGGCGGCCGCATGGACCACGTGGACCGCTGCTTCGATGTGCTGGCCGTGGAGTACTACGTGCCCGAGACGGACCAGTGGACCAGCGTCACCCCCATGCGGGCCGGCCAGTCCGAGGCTGGCTGCTGCCTGCTGGACAGGAAGATCTACATTGTCGGGGGCTACAACTGGCGTCTCAACAACGTGACGGGCATCGTGCAGGTGTACAACACCGAGACGGACGAGTGGGAGCGCGACCTGCACTTTCCTGAGTCCTTTGCCGGCATCGCCTGTGCCCCCGTGCTGCTGCCCCGGGCCGGGGCCCGCAGGTAG